The following is a genomic window from Strix uralensis isolate ZFMK-TIS-50842 chromosome 3, bStrUra1, whole genome shotgun sequence.
ATATTTCACTTAACCGGGAGGACCAATGTTCCCCACACCTGAGAGCCCCACAGGGGACAGCTCTGTTCACATCACCACATGCCACCATACTTCATTGCCAGAAACTTTTCTCAGCCAGATCTGAGGGCACAAGACATTTACCTGTGATCTCTGTAGCTGGAAACATCCGCTTCCACAGGCTGGAGGAAAACTGGCTTGCACTCCCACGGCCACAGAAGCTGCCACCGCAGACCTACAACAGGCAAAGCAGGAGGAGGGCAGAGtccacagcagctcctggggagcACTTTGCCAGTCCATGGGCCCTAGTAAACTTGTGTGTCTCCATGCAGGAGCCAATCGAGGCTCCTAATAACAGCCCACATCTGTGCAAGCTGCAAGAAGCTGCAAGCTGCCGTGACTCATCCCCGCGGGCTGCCAGCTCAACGGCCAGCAATCACTGGCAAAAAATGCAAGAATCGGGAGCTGGCAGCGGAGTCAGTGCCTGTTAATGTGCACAACACATCGGGGTGAACAATCTTGTCATTATTTCAATGAGAGGAAAACATGCTTAGCGGAGGTAACTGCTGATACCGTCTAACCCAGGCCCAAGGGAGTCACTGAATACGGAGCCAGCGCAGGATGAAATCAATGTAACCCTCATTAACAGGATCAGCAACTGATCTCAGGCGATAGCTGTGCCCGCCGCCTACCCGCAGGTGTTTCTAGAGGGGTTTTGTGCTGCTCAGCAACTTCTCCAGTGGTTTGGAAGGAAATCCAAAAGGACTGCTAGTGTTTTCAGCCACCCCCCAATTAACAGCATGGTAAAAGGCTACAGGAAGAGTTTACTTTCCAAAGGTGGTCTgagccagcagccagctgtggTGGCACACTGTGTTTAGTGCACCCAGCTAGGTGATGGGGTAGGCACTGACCCAAGCCGTCAGCGAGGATGGGGCAGGCACAGCCAGCCAGAAAAATATGCCCTCGCTCTGCAAGGCTGCACCTCCCAGGAGCAGCAGGTGACAGGACAGACAGTCAGGGGCTTAGAAGGTGATTTCAGCCCTACATGCAGCATCAGTGGGGCACTGCAGGCACCCTGACTGCTGCGGGTGCTGGGAAAAGGACAAGGAAGGCTCCTCAGGAAAAAAGCCCCAAGGGAAAAAGTCCATCTAGCAAGCAGGGCTTTCAGGGAAGGATTTGAGAACTCCAATACATTTAGTGTTTGTTTGCCCAAAAAGTGGCATGAGGAAAACCTACAGTCGTgaggaaaaatactgtaaaaaagtCTGTCATTGACTTTAGCATaagcaaaacccccaaatctGCAGCAACATCTCCTGCGGCGACCGTGTCCCCTGCAGTGGCACCACCAGGCATTCCTGCCAGCAAGCACCACTCCCTCTGAGCAAACACCCCGGCCATTAATTCCTGCCCACAATTACTTTTTAAGTGCTTGATTTCCCCTGGAAAGGGAGATGCACACCCACCCAGACACAGGCAGCGAGACCAACatctgcagcaggagcagagatCTCTTTATGTCACATAAATATCTTTCTTTCCCTGTGAACAGGTCATTTAGTGACACTTAAAACTACTAAATCTGGGGTTTATGTGGAAATGATTTTAGAGTGCACTGGAAACCCCAGGTTCCTTTTTCAATCTAACAACGTCTTTAGAAAGCAATTCTTTAAGCCTCCATTTCCAAGACCCTTTTAATCTCTGCAAATTATTGGTAAGAGCTGAATCAAGGCACACTGCCATCAACTGTGATCACAACACTGTAACTGGGCAATGAGCGACTATCGCTGACTATTTAGAAGAAACTATTGCTTTTAGGCAAGCTACCACAGAAATAAATTAGTATTTATACGGGATTATTGAAAAACGCCCCCCAAAAAAATCAGGCTCTATCTATATGTCAATTGTGTCTTGCCAAGGTCAATATCTTTACCGTAATAGGCACAGTCTCAAATAGCAAGAACAACTTACGTGTGGAAATGAGCACCGTAGGGCCAAAATATGTCATTATTATCAGAAAGACAAACCGATCTCTGAAATAACATCTGCACTTTCACAGCTTTAAATAAAGGTGACCTTCTGCAGAAGGTGTGTAATCAGGAAGctaggaaaataattcaaaaaaattaaaacctaataGTTTGACTTGTCGGTAGGTTCTTTCCTATCACCATCAGCCTTATTGCATTTGTTATGTCTTTTttgaaaatctgcttttgaaaCTACTTTGCTTGAAATCTGCAGCTTGATCTTCCCAGGCTATAGGAGGACATGGTCCATTTTTGCATTGCACTTCCAGGTAATGACTGATTAGGTTAGAAAAATATACATTCTGTAAATGAGGGTGAttttaagggatttttttgtgaAACATTAGCCATATCAATAGGATTTTCTTTACCACCAGTCTAGCTCATTCTAATGAAATGAAACATCTTCTCCATGTCAGAAAATCCAGTCACTGAAGTTGAACTGGAACGAAGGAATGCATCGGGTTTCTGTTAAAGtaaaacagcaaagggaaaaatcaCCTCGATACTCCATTTTCACGAGGACCgaatattgatatatatatatacaaataaatatatatacaaaaggCTCTGTTTTGGGAAAGTTAGAATGCCCAGTTTAAGAAATCATGAAAGCCTTCATTACAATGCtatgctttttataaaaaaaaaaaaaaaaaaaaaaaaaaagtcatgctacTGATGTGGGAAAAATTCTGGGTGTTTTCTGTGCAAAATAAACATGAGGAATTTTGTTGGCTgcatttcttccagctccccccAGGCTGTGCTTCCCCTTTGGCTTTGTAAGGAGAtgcagggagcagcagcctcTGTCCCCAGGGAATCGGGGCACGGGGTGTCCCCTGGGTCTCTGGAGGAGCCTGTGGGCAGGAGACCCAGGTCAGTCCCTGCTGTGCCCCCCAGGGACCCGCTGCAGACCTTGAGAGCCCCATCACTGGTGAATCAGCCCGCATCACTCCTCATCCCGGCTCCTCTAACGGGAGTTTGGATGCGGCTGTTGTGTTCAGGGTCATTTTCCCACCAGCTCAGCCTCCCTGGGCTGCCCTTCTGCTGGGCAGACCTGTTGTATTTCCCTCCTTGTACATAATGTCCCCCAGTTAAACATTTCGGTGCGTGAGCAGAAGCCACAGGGGCTGGAACTGTGCCCATCGCTTGAGTCCTTATGGACCACCTCATTTGTGCCAGATACTGAAAACCTGGGTCATGCCTGCAAGGCTCACATGCACAGGGCCAGCCATGCTCATCCCTTCACCTTATTTCTGCCTGGTTTGTTACCAAAGCAGCACTGAGGCCTCAGCAACATCCCAAATCTCCTCCCTGCCGCAGCGGCTTGCAGGGAATCATCCTGGGGCACCAGGagcagcctctcccctccccggaGAGCAGAAGGAACACCACTCACCACCTCTCCCGGACAATCTCCATCCACCTCCTGGGGGTCTTCCCTGCACAGAGCCAAGGCTGCTGCAGGGTCCTTGGTTTGCCAGGCTGCAGGTTGATCCCAGGGCTGTTTCcttgcagggctggctggggtcccccttcctcctcccaccttGCCAGGAGGAGTCCCCTGATCCCCATCCACTGGGGCGATGTCACCTGCCCCAACAACAAAAGGGCACCTCATAAGTCCAGGGAGGATGGAGTTTTCAGCAGCTCCTTCCTGGAGTGTGACTCCCAAAAAGGAGGAGACATGCtccaaaaatatgaaaataaaagtataaCTGTCAGACTTTTGAGGAAGACTCTGGTGAAGTAAAAGCTGAGCTCAGATGATGCTCAGCGCTGCAGAGTGCAGTGAAGCTGTACTGCCGGCGACTGGAAATGCCTGGGCTGGTGGGCACAGGCAGCGGGGGCTCTGCTGCAGGGCCCCATCCCTTAGGGTGAGGGGGCAGAACTGTGTCCTCCGCCGGGGACATCTCCAGAGGCAGGCGGGTCACCTCCAACGGCGGGGGCAGGGCACTGAGAGATGGCAGCAGGCCCTCTGCACTGCTCCCAACGCGGGCAGCAATGGGACAGCGGGTGTTTAAAATGGGGGGTTTTTTCGAagcagggagggggaaaacagGCGTAGGAAAAAATAACGCAGCTGCCGGGAATTCTGCCTGAACTGTGGGAAAACTGTAACTAAATAAAATGTTACAGGTAAAATCGGTGGGGAGGGGGAATTTCGGAGAGATGAACAGCAAGAGCAGTAGCGCACGCAGAGGTCTGAACGCGTTTAACTACCGCCCTGCACCGGGGATCTTCCGAGTTTAACGGGGGGGAGCCCAAACTTCAGGAAGCAGAACTGCCCTCTCTCtgattttttgccttttgtttttctttcactgtcacGCCGGTGCTGGAGATGCTTTACCCAGGTGCTCTCACCaaagggatggggggaaggaTGGAGTTTggagagggggtgggaggggaatgGAAGGGAAGGGTCCTGTCCCGAAGTGCCCAAAATGGGGCTCAGCGTGGCGTGGGGAGGGCTCGCACACATATAGCGCTGTATAGCGGGGCGCGTGTATCCGCGCAGCGATGCGCGGAATTCCGGCCGCGGCTCGCAGGTCCGCCCCGCAAGGCCGCCCCGTCGCGTCCCCCCGGGGCAGAGAGAGAGCGCAGAGACCGCCTGCAGCACCCCACGGCCGCCCCCGGAGCGGGCAAAcgccccgcccggccccaccGAGCCCCGCTGTGCCCCGGCCAGGGGGCGGAAAGTTTGGCTGCGCCCGGTCCCCTCAGCCTGCGAAAGGCCGTCAAAGAGCCCCCTCAGCTCCCCGCTGCtcgcggggagcggccggggacgggcaggggcagccccggccgctgcCCCCTCGACAGGCGTCGGGTCCCCCACAGGAGCCTCCGCAGACGCAgcccagggcggggggggcgcgtCCCGCGTCCGTCCCGGCCCCAGCCGGGGGCACGGGCAGCCCCGCGGGAGCATTTCGTTGTCGCAAAACCAACGAACAAACGAACAAcgatccccccccgcccccccaaaaaaacccaagcaacaaACCGCAAACGGAGATTCAGCTTTAAAAGGGCACCTGGCGCTGCGCGGGTCCCCGCCCGGGCCCGCACCCCGGTGGGGGCGGCGCGGGGGaccggcggccccggggctccgTCCCGCCGCCCcgaggggccggggccgcccgctgCCTTGTCCCGGCCTGGAGCCGCCCGCCCCCAGGGAACCGGGCCGGGAAAGGGGCTTCCGCGGCTCCTGCCGTCGGGGCCGGGTCCGCGCCGCAGCCGTCGCGCTGTCCCGGGGCCGGTTTCTTTggcgggacacacacacagcGGTGCGGTCCGCGCGCCCTGCCGCGCAGCGCACCGCGACGGGGGGCGGGCAGGTACTTACGGGCGAGGGCCGCGGggctcagctcggctcggctcagcccgggctgggccgggccggggccgctcgGAGCCGCtccggcgctgccccggggcggcCGGGCTTAAGAGCCGTCCGGCGGGCGCAGGACAATGGCCgggaggagggggccggggagggcggcgggaggcggggagggggacggggccgcccgccgccgctctcCCCCGCCGGGCGCTCTCGCTCCGCCCCCCCGCGTCTGGCGTAAACCCGGCGCCGGGCTAAAAGAAACGGCGAGCTACCGGCGCCCGGGGCTGGtggccgccgcgccgcgcctcgCCCGCGGGACGGCTTGCCGGtgccggcggcagcgcccggcccatcccctcccgtcccctcccgccGCGCCATGTCGCTGAGCCCCAAGCACACGACGCCCTTCTCGGTCACCGACATCCTCAGCCCGATGGAGGAGAGCTACAAGAAGTTCAGCGGCATGGACGGGGCGGGCGGGCTGGGCGCGCCCCTCGGGCCCTACCGCCAGCCGCCGgtgcccgccgctgccgccgtcCCGCAGCACGTCGTGGCGGGGCCCACCGGGGCGGCCGCCTACCACATGCCCCACGGTGTGTCCCAGTTCCCGCACGGCGCCGTCGGGGGCTACTGCAGCGGCGGGCTGGGCAACATGGGAGAACTGCCCGCCTACCCCGAGGGGatgcggagcggcgcggcggcgggcggcggctggTACGGGGCCGGCGGCGACCCCCGCTACTCCAGCAGTAAGTgcgggcgaggggcggcgggtggcgggcgggcgggcgggcggggggagccgctGCCCCCGACGGGGCGGCCGCCGGCACTGAGGCGCCTGTCCCGCTCAGTCTCCAGGTTCATGGGCCCGTCGGCGGGGATGAACGTGGCCGGGATGGGCAGCCTGAGCGGCATCGCCGAGGGCGCCAAGGCCATCGTGCCGCTCCACGCGGCCCcgcggaggaagaggagggtgctCTTCTCCCAGGCGCAGGTCTACGAGCTGGAGCGGCGCTTCAAGCAGCAGAAGTACCTGTCGGCGCCGGAGCGGGAGCACCTGGCCAGCCTGATCCACCTCACCCCCACCCAGGTGAAGATCTGGTTCCAAAACCACCGCTACAAGATGAAGCGCCAGGCCAAGGACAAGGCGGCCGCCCAGCAGCTGCACcccgacggcggcggcggcggcggcctctgccagcagcactcGCCCCGCCGCGTCGCCGTGCCCGTGCTGGTGAAGGACGGCaagccctgcccgccgccgggcaGCGGCACCCCGGCCCCCGGGcagcccgcccccccgccccccgccgcctccgccggggcgctgcccgccgcccccgccgcccacCCGCACCCCGGCTCGCTGGGACAGGCGGCCGACCTGGAGGAGCTCTCGCCCAGCCCGCCGGCGCTGCACGGCCAGGTGCCCCCCCTGGCCCCCATGGACTCGGCCGGCGTCGACTACAACGGCGGCATGGTCAGCCCCAACCTGCTCTACGGCAGGACGTGGTAATCCGTgtgtctgtccgtccgtccccctcccgccccgcccccccggacCGGACCCTCCCGGCCCCGACGGCCTCCCCGGCCCGGCGAGGCGCCTGCGGGGAGCCCCGACGGCCGCCCGTGGGCCCCCGCCTCGTccgcttcccccccaccccgtggcCCTTCGGCATCGCTTCGGGTTTTTGACTCTCCGGGATTCGGGAAACTTGGACCGGGGGGCagaggcgcggcggggcgggcggccgaCTGCGCGCCCACGTGTGCGCGGGGCTGCGCGCGGGTGTCTGCGCCGCTActtgagtgtgtgtgtgcgtgttcgtgtgtgcgtgcgtg
Proteins encoded in this region:
- the NKX2-4 gene encoding homeobox protein Nkx-2.4 — translated: MSLSPKHTTPFSVTDILSPMEESYKKFSGMDGAGGLGAPLGPYRQPPVPAAAAVPQHVVAGPTGAAAYHMPHGVSQFPHGAVGGYCSGGLGNMGELPAYPEGMRSGAAAGGGWYGAGGDPRYSSISRFMGPSAGMNVAGMGSLSGIAEGAKAIVPLHAAPRRKRRVLFSQAQVYELERRFKQQKYLSAPEREHLASLIHLTPTQVKIWFQNHRYKMKRQAKDKAAAQQLHPDGGGGGGLCQQHSPRRVAVPVLVKDGKPCPPPGSGTPAPGQPAPPPPAASAGALPAAPAAHPHPGSLGQAADLEELSPSPPALHGQVPPLAPMDSAGVDYNGGMVSPNLLYGRTW